Genomic DNA from Campylobacter concisus:
TAGTCTTAAAAGTGCGTCAAATGTTTGTTCTTCATAATTGTCATATAAAACATTTGAATGATCATACGCACCAGATACAACAAGATCTAATTTTGGTAAGAAAGGCGCATTTTTCTCTTTTACAACTGACTCTGCCATAGCAATATTTGATTTTTGAACCAAAAGTGACGGATTGCAAAGAATTGCTTTGTTATAAACAGCTTCTTTTGTGCTAGGCAAAGGAAGGCTAAACTCAGGCATTACTAAATTTTTAGCTGCAACTTTTTTTCCATATAATTTCTCAAATGTAGAAAGTGCATCTTCATAGTTATTTTTAGCGGCTGTATAGTTTGATTGAGCTAGGGTATAGCGCGATCCAGCTTGTCTCTCTTCAGAAGCTACGCCATAACCTGATCTTGCTCTATCTTTAATTTGACTATAAATTTCCTCATGACTCTTTACGTTTTCTTCTTCAATGTCTAAAATTCTCTTAGTTTGAAGAACTTGCAAGTAAGCATTTGTAGCATTTAATGTAAGTCTATCTGCAGCTTGTGCTACTGAATAAGCAGCTGAATCAAGTCTTGCGCTTTGAGAATTTATTCTATTTTTATCAGCACCACCATTGTATAAATTTTCAACTAATGTTAGAGATGTGCCAGAAATTCTTCCATCTCCTCTTCTTGTAGAAACTCCATCATCAAGGCGTTTTTTCTCATATCCCACTCTAGCAGCAGCGTCAAGTGTTGGATAATAGGCATTCTTTGCTATTTTTAGATCTTTACCAACTTGTAGATAGTTAAATTCTGTAGCTTTTAAACTTGGGTTTTCATTTAAAATAGTCTTTATAACTTGATCTAAAGTCAAAACTCCATCATCAACTTGTGCTACTGGTTTTACTTCAGTTGATATAGCTTGTTCTATATTAGATTTTTTTGTTATTTGAGTATCAGCTACAGGTGCTTTTGCTCTCATTAGAGCATCTTTATATCCTGATTCGTTTTGAACTTTAACTAATAGACTATTAGCTTCATCTTCAGAGACCGGAGTTGTGTCAACATATAAAAATTTTCGTCCACCAACCTCATAGATACCTGTGGTCAGCCTACTGTCAGAAATTTTACTATTAACTTTATTAATAGTACTGTCGATTCTAGCCTGATTATCATCTTGTGCAAATGAAGCTAGAAAAATCCTATAAGGGACATCTTGAGCTGACAGCACAGTTGCTGCCAAAGCACTAATTGCTAACATCTTTTTCATAACTAAGATCCTTTTACCTTATTTTTATTATTAAGTCTATACTTAAATTTTGATACGAATTATACATCAAGAAATATTAAATGCATTTTAAATATCTTATGACAAAAAAATAATTTTTATATAGTTTTAGAAAAACGCCTTAAATTCTCGGGAATTTTCTTTAGATATTCATCAAAACACATTGCAATATTTCGTATTATCAATGTTCCAGTTTCATTTACGCTAATTTTATCTGCTGTAACATTGACAAATTCACTTAAATTTTTAAGCTCCTCAAGCTCATCCTTAAAGTGTTCAAAAAAATTTATATGGAATTCATTCTCGATGGCTTTGATATCAAGCCCAAAATTACTCATTAAGTTCATAATCACACTCTTTCTAAGCAAATCTTCATCACTTAGATAAATTCCCTTTGCATATGGCAACTTTCCACTATCGATCGCCTTTTCATACTCGTCCATATCTTTATAATTTTGTGCGTAGTGCCTTTTGCACTCACCGATACTTGTCACGCCTATACCAATAAGATCAGCGCCGCCCTTTGTCGTATAACCTTGAAAATTTCTATGCAAAGTACCATTTGCAAGAGCACCAAAAAGCTCATCATTTGGCTTTGCAAAGTGATCCATTCCTATCATTTTATAGCCATTTTTGGTTAAAAACTCAGCTGT
This window encodes:
- a CDS encoding TolC family protein; its protein translation is MKKMLAISALAATVLSAQDVPYRIFLASFAQDDNQARIDSTINKVNSKISDSRLTTGIYEVGGRKFLYVDTTPVSEDEANSLLVKVQNESGYKDALMRAKAPVADTQITKKSNIEQAISTEVKPVAQVDDGVLTLDQVIKTILNENPSLKATEFNYLQVGKDLKIAKNAYYPTLDAAARVGYEKKRLDDGVSTRRGDGRISGTSLTLVENLYNGGADKNRINSQSARLDSAAYSVAQAADRLTLNATNAYLQVLQTKRILDIEEENVKSHEEIYSQIKDRARSGYGVASEERQAGSRYTLAQSNYTAAKNNYEDALSTFEKLYGKKVAAKNLVMPEFSLPLPSTKEAVYNKAILCNPSLLVQKSNIAMAESVVKEKNAPFLPKLDLVVSGAYDHSNVLYDNYEEQTFDALLRLNYNLYNKGNDKLDKEKSQLAVQQEQQTLDNLVRELKESLEFSWQNYVLNQEKMGYLNQHVEYAKATLDAYQDEFRIGRRDLINLLDAENEYNSALKEIATTETALSYARYRLLDNMGMISDSFEPGFAKRYIQGACSIQNDLR